In a genomic window of Chryseobacterium sp. G0162:
- the cysI gene encoding assimilatory sulfite reductase (NADPH) hemoprotein subunit, with product MSHKDNLSPVERIKTQSNGLRGTLKESLADDFTGAIREDDQTLIKFHGMYQQDDRDRREERVSKKLEWLYSYMIRLRLPGGFLTSDQWIGVNDIANDHSTGTIKITTRQTLQLHGILKSHLRPTIQNFNINHLDSIAACGDVNRNVTCTANPSESPLHQQTYELAGKISEMCLPKTKSYYDIWIDDELMVDRKTEEDPLYQDRYLPRKLKIGIAVPPNNDVDVFINDIALIAIIKNNEIVGYNIAAGGGLGATHGNEATYARLASVLGFVDSEEKALQAVYEIITVQRDFGNRSDRKLSRLKYTIDKLGIDQYRTEVEKRTGFSFEPARAFKFEQRKDRYGWTQNHEGKWFYTVFVEHGRVLDIEGYPLKSGLLKIAQTAPVNFRFTCNQNLIIADINEKDKAEIERLLQEYGISEATEKASALRKNSVACVALNTCSLALAEAQRYLPSLVTKIEPILEKHGLLEDDITIRMTGCPNGCGRSPNAEIGFVGTAYGKYNLHIGGDRLGMRLNTKYRENIGEEEILTTLDELFGIYVNEKHTEETFGDFSYRYLQTLN from the coding sequence ATGAGCCATAAAGATAATCTTTCCCCTGTAGAAAGAATTAAAACCCAAAGCAACGGACTCAGAGGAACCTTAAAGGAAAGCCTTGCCGATGATTTTACCGGAGCAATAAGAGAAGATGATCAGACTTTAATCAAGTTCCATGGTATGTACCAACAGGATGATAGGGACAGAAGAGAAGAACGTGTTTCTAAAAAACTGGAATGGTTGTATTCCTACATGATAAGATTAAGGCTTCCCGGCGGATTTTTAACTTCGGATCAATGGATCGGAGTGAATGATATTGCCAATGACCATTCTACAGGAACCATCAAAATAACAACCCGTCAGACGCTTCAGCTGCACGGTATTTTAAAATCTCATTTAAGACCAACCATTCAGAATTTTAATATCAATCACCTTGACTCCATAGCGGCTTGTGGAGACGTTAACAGAAATGTTACCTGTACAGCCAATCCATCAGAATCTCCATTGCACCAGCAGACTTATGAGTTAGCAGGTAAAATCAGTGAAATGTGTCTTCCAAAAACCAAGTCATACTATGATATCTGGATTGATGATGAATTAATGGTAGATCGAAAAACTGAAGAAGATCCTTTATATCAGGACAGATACCTTCCGAGAAAGCTAAAGATCGGAATTGCAGTTCCGCCTAACAATGATGTAGATGTCTTCATTAATGATATTGCCCTGATTGCTATTATTAAAAACAATGAAATCGTAGGATATAATATTGCTGCTGGAGGCGGATTGGGAGCAACGCACGGAAATGAAGCTACTTACGCTCGTCTTGCCTCTGTTCTTGGATTTGTAGACTCTGAGGAAAAAGCTTTACAAGCCGTTTATGAAATCATTACCGTACAGCGGGATTTCGGAAACCGTAGTGATAGAAAGCTTTCAAGATTAAAATACACCATTGATAAACTTGGGATCGATCAGTACAGAACCGAAGTGGAAAAAAGAACAGGCTTCAGTTTTGAACCTGCCAGAGCATTTAAGTTTGAACAGAGAAAAGACCGCTATGGCTGGACTCAAAATCATGAAGGGAAATGGTTTTACACTGTTTTCGTAGAACATGGAAGAGTTCTTGACATTGAAGGCTATCCTTTAAAATCAGGATTATTAAAGATTGCCCAGACTGCCCCTGTGAATTTCAGATTTACTTGTAATCAAAACCTAATCATTGCTGATATCAATGAAAAGGACAAAGCTGAAATAGAAAGGCTGTTACAGGAATATGGAATTTCTGAGGCTACTGAAAAAGCAAGTGCTCTACGCAAAAACTCTGTGGCCTGCGTTGCCTTGAATACCTGTTCATTGGCTTTAGCAGAAGCACAGCGTTATTTGCCTTCCCTGGTTACCAAAATAGAACCTATTCTTGAAAAACATGGTCTTTTGGAAGATGATATTACGATCAGAATGACCGGATGTCCTAACGGATGCGGACGTTCTCCCAATGCTGAGATCGGATTTGTAGGAACAGCTTATGGTAAATACAATCTTCATATCGGAGGCGATCGATTGGGAATGCGTCTGAATACAAAATACAGAGAAAATATCGGCGAAGAAGAAATTCTGACCACGCTGGATGAACTTTTCGGAATCTATGTAAATGAAAAGCATACAGAAGAAACATTTGGTGATTTTTCATACCGTTACTTACAAACCTTAAACTGA